From Deltaproteobacteria bacterium, one genomic window encodes:
- a CDS encoding AAA family ATPase, with amino-acid sequence MSDPRQTTTSADPDRPGTRAFVGRDRELTELRTGLDDALNGRGRVFLIVGEPGIGKTRLAEELAATASAGGAQVLWGRCWEGGGAPAFWPWIQILRALIRDRDPHALAHHLGGGASCIASLVPDLRQRVAGIPAGSQASTIESEQARFPLFDATTTFLQRVAVDQPLVILLDDLHAADDPSLLLLQFAARELRSARVLLIGTYREVEVRRQPECARLLSDVARNGHRLPLSGWPEPDVAHFIQRTFVIAPPPAVITTLHRTTDGNPFFVDEVVRWLLAEGRDLTLADATAERLRIPAGIREVTHERLRPLSATCQRVVSIAAVIGRDFDLLTLQRVSELPAPDVLDILSEAITAGIVTKLPGITTRYSFTHMLIRQTVYDDLPAAQRLSLHQRIGEVLETLSATDPDAHVAELAHHFLQAAPAGDLTKAITYGERAGRRAADLLAYEDAAAHYTRTLDALVLGAPDPQREFELLLALGNAQARAWHTSEARETFLRAAERARYANASDSFARAVLALGGIGHGLPRGGVVDPVLVAALEEALVRLAEHDHPLRARILARLAAELYFSDAEERRAALSRQAVEMARRCGQSAALAYAVNARHFALWDSPDVDERLSLANEGIQLAESADDRELALQAHTWRLLDVIEMGVGGGEWERELDACSRLADELRQPRYLSNTIMLRAMRALWLGRFAESDALGQEIGALAERVRDDTALGSVGFQAYVAKRALGQYEVAEMIARRGVEQMPHVPIIRCALALIQIDQGHDAEARAEYGRLAADDFVDLVRTNALLPMLPWLAELCAHFGDRHAAALLYERLFRFGSRFISFGPRHCFGPGFHALGLLATTLERWDEAAKHFEDARARSLAAGGRPAVAATEYAYARMLVDAGPALRAANSREHARDLLQHAHDTARELGMTPLAERAQALADVARLEPSSAQQREPITRALASGDASALHDAEPSGASTRGRVLSFPAKHRGRAITAAPPQHSPATTGATTAECSFRLEGEFWTVGEGMAPLRLKDTKGLRYIAHLLRHPSREFHALDLIAHKPDSVTPAAAQIDQLSDEQRQQLGLRAGNLGDLGALLDPQARAAYKRQLQSLRAELEEATRFNDLGRITSTQNEIEFLTRELARAVGLHGRTRSGPSATERARVNVTRAIKAVLKRIADGDSALGRHLSTTIKTGTFCSYTPDPRWPKSWRL; translated from the coding sequence GTGAGTGACCCTCGGCAGACAACCACCAGCGCCGACCCCGATCGCCCGGGCACGCGCGCCTTCGTCGGCCGCGACCGCGAGCTGACAGAGCTACGCACCGGACTCGACGACGCGCTGAACGGGCGCGGCCGCGTCTTCCTCATCGTCGGCGAGCCGGGCATCGGCAAGACGCGGCTGGCGGAAGAACTCGCCGCAACGGCGAGCGCCGGTGGCGCGCAGGTGCTGTGGGGCCGGTGTTGGGAAGGCGGCGGCGCGCCGGCCTTTTGGCCGTGGATCCAGATCCTGCGCGCGTTGATCCGCGACCGTGATCCACACGCACTTGCGCACCATCTCGGCGGCGGGGCGTCGTGCATCGCGTCCCTGGTGCCCGACCTGCGACAGCGCGTGGCCGGCATTCCGGCCGGATCGCAGGCGTCGACGATCGAGTCCGAACAGGCCCGCTTTCCGTTGTTCGATGCGACGACCACGTTCCTGCAGCGGGTGGCAGTGGACCAGCCGCTCGTGATCCTGCTCGACGATCTGCACGCGGCCGATGACCCGTCGCTGTTGTTGCTGCAGTTCGCCGCACGGGAACTGCGCAGCGCGCGAGTGCTGCTGATCGGCACCTACCGTGAGGTCGAGGTGCGACGTCAACCTGAGTGCGCGCGCCTGCTGAGCGACGTGGCCCGCAACGGCCACCGCCTACCACTCAGCGGCTGGCCCGAACCCGACGTCGCTCATTTTATTCAACGCACGTTTGTGATCGCGCCACCGCCCGCGGTCATCACGACCCTGCACCGCACCACTGACGGCAATCCATTTTTCGTCGATGAAGTCGTGCGCTGGCTGCTGGCAGAAGGACGCGACCTGACACTCGCTGATGCGACCGCGGAGCGCCTGAGGATTCCAGCCGGGATTCGTGAAGTCACGCACGAGCGGCTGCGACCGCTGTCGGCGACCTGTCAGCGCGTGGTGAGCATAGCCGCGGTGATCGGTCGCGACTTCGATCTGCTGACGCTGCAACGGGTGTCCGAGCTGCCCGCACCCGACGTCCTCGACATCCTCAGCGAAGCGATCACCGCGGGCATCGTCACCAAGCTACCGGGGATCACCACTCGGTACAGTTTTACGCACATGCTGATTCGGCAGACCGTGTACGACGATCTGCCGGCGGCACAACGTTTGAGTTTGCACCAACGCATCGGCGAGGTGTTGGAGACGCTGTCGGCCACCGACCCCGACGCCCATGTCGCCGAGCTCGCCCATCATTTTCTCCAGGCCGCGCCCGCCGGCGACCTGACCAAGGCCATCACCTACGGTGAGCGCGCCGGGCGCCGCGCGGCGGACTTGTTGGCGTACGAAGACGCGGCAGCGCACTACACACGCACTCTCGACGCCCTCGTCCTCGGGGCCCCAGACCCCCAGCGGGAGTTCGAGCTGCTGCTGGCGTTGGGCAACGCGCAGGCGCGCGCCTGGCACACCAGCGAGGCGCGGGAGACGTTTCTGCGTGCGGCAGAGCGCGCACGGTACGCGAATGCGTCCGACTCGTTCGCGCGGGCGGTGCTCGCGCTCGGCGGCATCGGTCACGGACTGCCGCGCGGTGGAGTCGTCGACCCGGTTCTGGTGGCCGCGCTCGAAGAAGCGCTGGTGCGGTTGGCCGAGCACGACCATCCTCTGCGCGCACGGATACTGGCGCGGCTGGCGGCCGAACTGTACTTCTCGGACGCCGAGGAGCGGCGCGCCGCACTGAGCCGGCAAGCGGTCGAGATGGCGCGCCGCTGCGGCCAGTCGGCGGCTTTGGCCTACGCCGTCAATGCGCGCCATTTCGCGCTGTGGGATTCGCCCGACGTCGACGAGCGGCTCAGCCTCGCCAACGAGGGCATTCAGCTCGCCGAGAGTGCCGACGATCGTGAGCTTGCACTGCAAGCGCACACCTGGCGGTTGCTCGACGTCATTGAGATGGGAGTGGGTGGCGGCGAGTGGGAACGCGAACTCGACGCGTGCAGTCGACTCGCCGACGAGCTGCGCCAACCCCGCTACCTCAGCAACACCATCATGCTGCGAGCGATGCGTGCCCTGTGGCTCGGGCGCTTCGCCGAAAGCGACGCGCTTGGCCAAGAGATTGGCGCACTCGCCGAGCGGGTGCGCGACGACACTGCGCTGGGCAGCGTCGGCTTTCAGGCCTACGTGGCGAAGCGGGCGCTCGGCCAGTACGAGGTCGCGGAAATGATCGCGCGGCGCGGGGTCGAACAGATGCCGCACGTGCCGATCATCCGCTGCGCGCTGGCGTTGATACAGATCGACCAGGGACACGACGCCGAGGCCCGGGCCGAGTACGGTCGCCTGGCGGCCGACGACTTCGTCGATCTCGTGCGCACCAACGCGCTCCTACCGATGCTGCCGTGGTTGGCGGAGCTGTGCGCGCACTTCGGCGATCGCCACGCGGCGGCCCTGCTGTATGAGCGACTGTTCCGGTTTGGTTCGCGCTTCATCTCGTTCGGTCCGCGGCACTGCTTCGGCCCGGGCTTCCACGCCCTCGGTCTCCTGGCCACAACCTTGGAGAGATGGGATGAGGCCGCGAAACACTTCGAAGATGCGCGCGCGCGCAGTCTAGCCGCCGGAGGCCGGCCGGCGGTGGCCGCCACCGAGTACGCCTACGCTCGCATGCTAGTGGATGCGGGGCCCGCGCTCCGTGCCGCGAATTCCCGCGAACACGCGCGCGATCTGTTGCAGCACGCCCACGACACCGCGCGCGAGTTGGGGATGACGCCGCTCGCCGAGCGCGCGCAAGCATTGGCCGACGTAGCGCGTCTGGAGCCGTCATCGGCGCAGCAGCGCGAACCGATCACCCGCGCGCTCGCCAGCGGCGATGCCTCCGCGCTGCACGATGCGGAGCCGTCGGGCGCTTCCACTCGCGGCCGCGTGCTGAGTTTCCCGGCGAAACACCGCGGGCGAGCCATCACCGCGGCTCCACCGCAGCATTCCCCGGCGACCACCGGCGCTACGACTGCCGAGTGCAGCTTTCGTCTGGAAGGGGAGTTCTGGACCGTCGGCGAAGGGATGGCCCCACTCCGCCTCAAGGACACCAAGGGTCTGCGCTACATCGCACATCTCTTGCGCCACCCAAGCCGGGAATTTCATGCGCTCGACTTGATCGCTCACAAGCCCGACAGTGTGACTCCCGCCGCGGCGCAGATCGACCAACTCAGCGACGAGCAACGGCAACAACTCGGGTTGCGCGCCGGCAATCTCGGCGACCTTGGGGCACTGCTGGACCCGCAAGCACGGGCGGCATACAAGCGCCAGTTGCAAAGTCTTCGCGCAGAGTTGGAAGAAGCCACCCGCTTCAACGACCTCGGGCGGATTACCAGCACACAAAACGAGATCGAGTTTCTGACGCGCGAACTCGCGCGGGCGGTTGGTCTGCACGGTCGTACACGCAGCGGGCCATCGGCAACCGAACGCGCTCGCGTCAACGTCACCCGCGCCATCAAAGCGGTGCTGAAACGAATTGCCGACGGCGATTCAGCGTTGGGCCGGCATCTCAGCACCACCATCAAGACCGGCACGTTCTGTTCCTACACACCCGATCCACGTTGGCCGAAGAGCTGGCGCTTGTAG
- a CDS encoding glycosyltransferase, with protein MPPLISILLPALNAAATLPACVRSVWRQTETRWQCVIVDDGSTDHTAAYVRQVSERDARFTIVTTPHRGLVAALNTGLAHCRGQFIARMDADDLMHRDRLALQVRALNQAPALAAVGCHVRLFPRAHLRDGRREYERWLNHIDSPRRVREDAFVECPIAHPTLLIRRDVLAAFGYRDAGWPEDYDLVLRLLVSGHEIGVVPRRLLAWRDGPARLSRTHAMYDLARFAPCKAAFLATHFLRAADTYVLWGYGETARALRRALLVHGKRPAYVVEVHRGRVGNTIHGAPVIGPSELPRIPRLPLVASVAGETPRQQIRAAMAAMGFVELRDFICAA; from the coding sequence GTGCCACCGCTGATCTCGATCCTGCTGCCCGCTTTGAACGCGGCCGCGACCTTGCCCGCGTGCGTGCGCAGTGTCTGGCGACAAACCGAGACGCGATGGCAATGCGTCATCGTCGACGATGGCTCGACTGACCATACGGCCGCGTATGTGCGCCAGGTCAGCGAACGCGACGCGCGCTTCACCATCGTCACGACGCCGCACCGCGGCTTGGTCGCGGCACTCAATACGGGTCTGGCGCACTGCCGCGGTCAGTTCATCGCGCGCATGGACGCGGACGATCTGATGCACCGTGATCGCTTGGCGCTGCAAGTGCGTGCGCTGAACCAGGCGCCGGCGTTGGCAGCGGTGGGCTGTCACGTGCGGCTATTTCCGCGCGCGCACTTACGCGACGGGCGCCGCGAGTATGAGCGTTGGCTGAATCACATCGATTCGCCCCGGCGGGTGCGCGAAGATGCCTTCGTTGAATGTCCGATCGCACATCCAACTTTACTGATCCGTCGCGACGTGCTGGCGGCCTTTGGGTATCGTGACGCCGGCTGGCCCGAGGACTACGATTTGGTGTTGCGCCTGCTCGTGTCCGGCCACGAAATCGGCGTGGTGCCGCGCCGCCTGCTGGCGTGGCGTGATGGTCCGGCGCGCCTGTCGCGCACGCACGCGATGTATGACTTGGCGCGTTTCGCCCCGTGCAAGGCGGCGTTTCTGGCGACGCACTTTTTGCGCGCGGCGGACACCTACGTGTTGTGGGGCTATGGCGAAACCGCGCGGGCGCTGCGACGGGCCTTGTTGGTGCACGGGAAGCGACCGGCCTATGTTGTCGAAGTGCATCGCGGCCGAGTCGGCAACACAATTCACGGTGCGCCGGTGATCGGACCGTCGGAGTTGCCGCGCATCCCGCGGTTGCCGCTAGTCGCATCGGTGGCCGGCGAAACACCACGCCAGCAGATCCGCGCCGCCATGGCCGCGATGGGGTTCGTCGAGTTGCGCGACTTCATCTGCGCGGCCTGA
- a CDS encoding aspartate aminotransferase family protein, protein MKLPQNGISSDALFATMRERKAADADWRGGRTWSLVYPAGEDVDAVLREANNLYLFENALNPFRFPSLRKMQAEVVAMTADLLHGGDDASGTMTSGGTESILMAVETARERGREEKGITKPEMVVPHSAHPAFAKAAKYLCVEMRQVPLRADLRADVAAAAQLISDNTVLLVGSAPSYPHGVIDPITELAALAAARNITFHTDACVGGFLLPFLERLGHPVPPWDFRVPGVTTISADVHKYGYCTKGASVIAHRSQATMQYQIFMYDAWPGGLYGSTAMAGTRPAAPIAAAWAVMNYLGEAGYLRLQRIVIETAQQLRAGIAAIPGLHIWGEPDASLLAFGSESFDIAAVGDAMDDKGWHLDRQNNPAALHLMVTPNHAKIVAQFLTDLRDAAALHGTSRGVQARYS, encoded by the coding sequence ATGAAGCTGCCTCAGAACGGAATCTCCAGCGATGCGCTGTTCGCGACCATGCGCGAACGCAAGGCGGCAGACGCCGATTGGCGCGGTGGGCGCACGTGGAGCCTCGTCTATCCTGCCGGTGAGGATGTCGATGCGGTCCTGCGCGAGGCGAACAACCTGTACCTGTTCGAGAACGCGCTCAATCCGTTCCGCTTTCCGAGCCTGCGCAAGATGCAGGCCGAGGTGGTCGCCATGACGGCGGATCTTCTCCACGGCGGCGACGACGCGAGCGGGACGATGACCTCCGGCGGGACCGAGAGCATTCTGATGGCGGTGGAGACGGCGCGCGAGCGCGGCCGCGAGGAGAAGGGAATCACCAAACCGGAAATGGTCGTGCCGCACTCGGCGCACCCGGCGTTTGCCAAGGCGGCGAAGTATCTCTGCGTCGAGATGAGACAGGTGCCGTTGCGCGCGGATCTGCGCGCCGATGTCGCCGCCGCCGCGCAGTTGATCAGCGACAATACCGTGCTGCTGGTGGGATCGGCGCCGAGCTATCCGCACGGGGTCATCGATCCGATTACCGAACTGGCGGCACTCGCCGCGGCGCGTAACATCACGTTTCATACGGACGCGTGTGTCGGCGGCTTCCTCTTGCCGTTTCTCGAACGACTCGGTCATCCGGTGCCGCCGTGGGATTTTCGCGTGCCGGGCGTGACGACGATTTCCGCGGACGTGCACAAGTACGGCTATTGCACCAAGGGCGCATCGGTGATCGCGCATCGCTCGCAGGCGACGATGCAATACCAGATCTTCATGTACGACGCGTGGCCAGGCGGATTGTACGGCTCGACCGCGATGGCCGGCACGCGTCCCGCCGCGCCGATCGCGGCCGCATGGGCGGTGATGAACTATCTCGGCGAAGCCGGCTATCTGCGTCTACAGCGGATCGTGATCGAGACGGCGCAGCAACTGCGCGCGGGGATCGCCGCGATTCCGGGGTTGCACATCTGGGGCGAGCCCGACGCCAGTTTGCTGGCATTCGGCTCCGAGTCGTTTGACATCGCCGCGGTCGGTGATGCGATGGACGACAAGGGTTGGCACCTCGATCGCCAAAACAATCCCGCCGCGCTGCATCTCATGGTGACGCCGAATCACGCCAAGATCGTCGCGCAGTTTCTCACCGATCTGCGCGATGCGGCCGCGCTCCACGGCACGTCACGCGGTGTGCAAGCGCGCTACAGCTAA
- a CDS encoding nuclear transport factor 2 family protein, with translation MSADDLRIALRRLEDREAIRELHNQYCFIQDRGHTSHAEADVRAFLALCAPDVVWDNSSDGSRAHRGHAAVAAYLRQLWARFEDCMHFVHNLSITFDSDDRARGRSSFDAVGDVNGEAFVAAGYYEDEYIRTEAGWRFRLHREVPFFFVKTTENWAGPKPRIMKEWAVAGSRKSKAES, from the coding sequence ATGAGCGCCGACGATCTGCGAATCGCACTGCGCCGCCTCGAGGATCGCGAAGCGATTCGCGAGTTGCACAACCAGTACTGTTTCATCCAGGACCGCGGCCATACGAGCCATGCCGAGGCCGACGTGCGGGCGTTCCTCGCGCTGTGCGCTCCTGATGTTGTGTGGGACAACAGCTCGGATGGCTCACGCGCGCACCGCGGGCATGCGGCGGTGGCGGCATATCTGCGGCAACTGTGGGCCCGTTTCGAAGACTGCATGCACTTCGTTCACAACCTGTCGATCACGTTCGACTCGGATGATCGCGCACGCGGCCGCTCCAGCTTCGATGCGGTCGGCGACGTCAATGGCGAGGCGTTCGTTGCCGCAGGCTATTACGAAGACGAGTACATTCGCACCGAGGCGGGCTGGCGCTTCCGATTGCATCGCGAAGTGCCGTTCTTCTTTGTGAAGACGACGGAGAACTGGGCCGGCCCTAAGCCCCGCATCATGAAGGAATGGGCGGTTGCGGGCAGTCGAAAGTCAAAAGCAGAAAGTTGA
- a CDS encoding MFS transporter yields the protein MSHAIITTPSPTADPERSAARPWWLRAMPWLGQPPALTSRQWNVLGVLGAAALIDNYDLGVLGLALPQIQTGLGVAEADVGALIAVVRLGVIPALLLTVLADRTGRRRLLLATILGFTVCTFLTAFVRSAAEFAALQFLARVFIAGQGMLAVVVIIEEFDANVRGWGIGMMGALGSLGHGLAAIIFSVVNLLPFGWRALYVVGVAPLLLIAWFRRTLSETPRFEYHRTTRATASGLHAALQPFRDLVRMYPGRIVALCAALLPVAFVFETSLLFASKFLQEVHHYSPANVAVMYLTIGVLAPIGNVVAGSLGDRFGRKRIMIAGSLVNAGAIAGFYHVAGFWVPLTWGLMVMTLTMVLVLFAALGGELFPTSYRSTASGVRAVVYTLGAALGLWVEGQLYGVVGSHAAALTLMLIVVPIAPLIIALTLPETAARELEEIAPERPS from the coding sequence GTGAGCCACGCCATCATCACAACGCCATCACCAACCGCCGACCCCGAACGCTCGGCTGCGCGCCCGTGGTGGCTGCGGGCGATGCCGTGGCTTGGACAGCCGCCGGCGTTGACCAGCCGGCAGTGGAACGTGCTCGGTGTGTTGGGCGCCGCCGCCTTGATCGACAACTACGATCTCGGGGTGCTGGGCTTGGCGCTGCCGCAAATCCAAACCGGACTCGGCGTGGCCGAAGCCGATGTCGGTGCACTCATCGCGGTGGTCCGCCTCGGCGTGATTCCGGCGCTCCTCCTCACCGTGCTCGCCGATCGCACTGGACGACGCCGGCTACTGCTGGCGACGATTCTCGGCTTCACCGTCTGCACCTTTCTGACCGCCTTCGTTCGCTCCGCGGCGGAGTTCGCCGCGCTGCAGTTTCTCGCCCGGGTGTTCATCGCCGGTCAGGGCATGTTGGCCGTGGTCGTGATCATCGAAGAATTCGACGCCAACGTCCGCGGCTGGGGCATCGGCATGATGGGCGCGCTCGGATCGCTCGGGCATGGACTCGCCGCCATCATCTTTTCGGTGGTGAACTTGCTCCCGTTCGGCTGGCGTGCGCTCTACGTGGTCGGGGTTGCCCCGTTGCTGCTGATCGCGTGGTTCCGCCGTACGCTGAGCGAAACGCCCCGCTTCGAATATCATCGGACCACGCGCGCGACGGCATCCGGCCTGCACGCGGCGCTGCAGCCCTTCCGCGATCTCGTCCGCATGTATCCCGGCCGCATTGTCGCCCTCTGCGCGGCCCTCCTTCCGGTCGCCTTCGTGTTCGAGACCAGTCTGCTCTTCGCCTCCAAGTTTCTCCAAGAGGTCCATCACTACTCGCCCGCCAACGTGGCGGTGATGTATCTCACCATCGGCGTCCTCGCACCGATCGGCAACGTGGTGGCCGGTTCACTCGGCGACCGCTTCGGCCGCAAGCGCATCATGATCGCGGGGTCGCTGGTGAACGCCGGCGCAATCGCCGGTTTCTATCACGTCGCTGGCTTCTGGGTTCCGTTGACGTGGGGGCTCATGGTCATGACGTTGACCATGGTGCTGGTGTTGTTTGCGGCACTCGGCGGCGAACTGTTCCCGACCTCCTATCGCTCGACCGCGTCGGGTGTGCGCGCCGTCGTCTACACGCTCGGTGCCGCGCTCGGCCTGTGGGTCGAAGGACAGCTCTACGGCGTCGTCGGCAGCCACGCCGCCGCGCTCACTCTTATGTTGATCGTTGTGCCGATCGCGCCGCTCATCATCGCCCTGACGCTACCCGAAACTGCCGCCCGGGAGTTGGAAGAGATTGCGCCGGAGAGACCTAGCTGA
- a CDS encoding nitroreductase family protein: MTDTRTTIDIDSIGEDVPLLAGIRTTRAIRRLKPDPVPLELIRKVCEAGTFAPSGGNRQPWIFIAVTEPERRAWIAERYRRVFLAYIQPAIEAARDANYPAAKRRNMESAIHLAEHLHEVPVLLFVAGWTRRGAPQTQALFPAIQNVLLACRAVGLGASLTNVHTAFGKEIDAWLDLPENCPTCAMLPIGWPQIPYRRPLRRSIDTCLFFERFEKQ, encoded by the coding sequence ATGACCGACACACGCACCACGATCGACATCGACTCCATCGGCGAGGACGTTCCCCTACTCGCCGGCATTCGTACCACTCGCGCGATTCGGCGGCTCAAGCCTGATCCGGTGCCTCTCGAGTTGATCCGCAAGGTGTGCGAGGCGGGCACGTTCGCGCCTAGCGGCGGCAATCGTCAGCCGTGGATCTTCATTGCCGTGACCGAGCCGGAGCGCCGCGCATGGATCGCCGAGCGCTATCGCCGCGTGTTCCTCGCTTACATTCAGCCGGCCATCGAAGCGGCGCGCGATGCAAACTACCCGGCCGCGAAGCGGCGCAACATGGAGTCGGCGATCCATCTCGCCGAGCACTTGCACGAAGTACCCGTGCTGCTGTTCGTCGCCGGCTGGACACGGCGTGGCGCGCCGCAGACACAGGCGCTGTTTCCGGCGATTCAGAATGTTCTGCTCGCCTGCCGCGCGGTCGGGCTGGGTGCCTCGCTCACCAACGTCCACACCGCCTTCGGGAAGGAGATCGACGCGTGGCTCGACCTGCCGGAGAATTGCCCGACGTGCGCCATGCTGCCGATCGGTTGGCCGCAGATTCCGTATCGCCGTCCATTGCGGCGATCGATCGATACGTGTCTGTTCTTCGAGCGGTTCGAGAAGCAGTGA
- a CDS encoding cyclase family protein gives MNTRWQGWRNASRNAAATGWIELSHRLHADLARIPLFDKPDIRRRMSMPQDPFNLTEIHMACHFGTHVDAPIHFIPDGPAMHEIAPDRLCGTGVVWRIECEQYGVIDADAFECARPVVQAGDIVLLDTGWAQHVESDRYGEHPCLSVTAAQWLVDHDVKLLGVDVMTPDLAVNRRPPGFDWPVHHVLLSQGVLIAENLMNLTSLVGQRIEVMFLALNIEGADGAPARVVARRATAATAE, from the coding sequence ATGAACACGCGATGGCAAGGCTGGCGTAACGCTTCGCGGAACGCTGCAGCGACCGGCTGGATCGAACTCTCGCACCGTTTGCACGCTGATCTGGCGCGGATTCCTCTGTTCGACAAGCCGGACATTCGCCGGCGCATGAGCATGCCGCAGGATCCGTTCAATCTCACCGAGATTCACATGGCCTGTCACTTCGGCACGCATGTCGATGCGCCGATTCACTTCATTCCCGACGGTCCGGCGATGCACGAGATTGCGCCCGATCGCTTGTGCGGAACCGGCGTCGTCTGGCGGATCGAGTGCGAGCAGTACGGCGTGATCGACGCCGACGCGTTCGAGTGCGCGCGCCCGGTCGTGCAAGCGGGCGACATCGTGCTGCTCGACACCGGCTGGGCGCAACACGTCGAGTCGGACCGTTACGGTGAGCACCCGTGCCTCAGCGTTACCGCCGCGCAGTGGCTGGTGGATCACGACGTCAAACTCCTCGGCGTCGACGTGATGACTCCCGATCTCGCCGTCAACCGGCGACCGCCGGGCTTCGATTGGCCGGTCCATCACGTCTTGCTGAGCCAGGGCGTGTTGATTGCGGAGAATCTGATGAACCTCACGTCGTTGGTGGGCCAGCGAATCGAAGTCATGTTTCTGGCGCTCAACATCGAAGGCGCCGACGGCGCTCCGGCCCGGGTGGTCGCGCGGCGTGCGACTGCTGCGACCGCGGAGTGA
- a CDS encoding periplasmic heavy metal sensor: MTKRKMLMIGLVAVGIYAAAADAQPIPPGPPMEHHHEGPHCGHMKGGGPGRLIHLLLRSTDLTADQETQAHQILDAGRVAVQDLFTQLHQADNDLANLLLGAQDVLPAALTAQQALITQLQQQLAQHEAATVLAIRAILTPEQLAQASAALSDMEARHADESRRFGNGG; this comes from the coding sequence ATGACGAAACGCAAGATGCTAATGATTGGCCTGGTAGCTGTTGGTATCTACGCAGCGGCCGCCGACGCGCAGCCGATCCCACCGGGGCCACCGATGGAACACCATCATGAGGGACCCCATTGTGGGCACATGAAGGGTGGAGGTCCGGGACGGCTCATCCACTTGCTGCTGCGGTCCACTGATCTGACGGCGGACCAAGAGACTCAAGCGCATCAGATTCTCGACGCGGGTCGCGTTGCTGTGCAGGACCTTTTCACCCAGTTGCATCAAGCCGATAACGATCTGGCGAATCTGCTACTCGGTGCGCAAGATGTGCTACCCGCTGCGTTGACGGCACAACAAGCGCTCATCACCCAGTTACAACAGCAGTTGGCACAACACGAAGCCGCCACCGTCTTGGCGATCCGCGCCATTTTGACGCCGGAACAGTTGGCCCAAGCGAGCGCCGCGTTGAGTGACATGGAGGCCCGGCACGCCGACGAATCGCGCCGCTTCGGAAATGGCGGTTGA
- a CDS encoding sigma-70 family RNA polymerase sigma factor: MKAAAAKDQSDYDALFRTHHARVVRLCRLLLSDPDEADDVTQEVFLKLFQACEKLSQAYELGDREIAWGAWLTRVAVNGCRDRRRSGWWKWWRERHEEFAEANLPSATLNPEQQTLSNEARRGIWRCFRQLSARQQEVFALRQLEGWSTEEVAQTLGLSPGSVKRHLYRAVHHMRTGLGGYR; encoded by the coding sequence GTGAAAGCGGCGGCAGCGAAAGATCAGTCAGACTACGACGCGCTCTTCCGGACGCACCATGCGCGCGTCGTGCGCTTGTGCCGACTCTTGCTCTCCGATCCAGACGAGGCTGATGACGTGACGCAGGAGGTTTTTCTCAAATTGTTCCAAGCCTGCGAAAAATTGTCTCAAGCCTACGAACTGGGCGATCGTGAGATTGCCTGGGGAGCGTGGCTCACCCGGGTTGCCGTCAACGGGTGCCGGGATCGGCGACGCTCGGGCTGGTGGAAGTGGTGGCGCGAACGGCACGAGGAGTTTGCGGAAGCCAACCTACCGTCGGCGACACTCAACCCCGAGCAGCAGACGCTGAGTAACGAAGCCCGGCGCGGAATCTGGCGATGCTTCCGACAGTTGTCGGCGCGGCAGCAAGAAGTGTTCGCCTTGCGCCAATTGGAAGGCTGGTCGACCGAAGAGGTAGCGCAAACGCTCGGGCTGAGCCCAGGCAGCGTCAAGCGTCATCTCTATCGAGCGGTCCATCACATGCGCACCGGGCTGGGAGGTTACCGATGA
- a CDS encoding periplasmic heavy metal sensor yields the protein MLKSKLLFTGLVLASLTSAPLHAQPMGGPPMGGPPMGRMMHGDDPAMMLHMVLKQANLTADQQDQVRKIMDADHQNLRALFSKLEAANRQLADKLFGPGTVQPADLTPQVQQITQLRQQLMEQGVKTALAVRAVLSPQQLAKVAQTKDQLEKLQTQMRNIIEGSD from the coding sequence ATGTTGAAGTCCAAACTGCTGTTCACCGGGTTGGTGTTGGCCAGCCTGACCTCGGCTCCGCTGCACGCGCAACCGATGGGCGGACCTCCGATGGGCGGACCGCCGATGGGCCGCATGATGCACGGAGACGATCCGGCGATGATGCTCCACATGGTCCTCAAACAGGCCAATCTCACAGCCGACCAGCAGGATCAGGTGCGGAAAATCATGGACGCCGATCATCAGAATTTGCGCGCGCTGTTTTCGAAATTGGAGGCGGCCAACCGTCAGTTGGCCGATAAGCTGTTTGGCCCGGGAACGGTCCAGCCGGCCGACTTGACGCCGCAGGTGCAGCAGATCACCCAGCTCCGACAACAGTTGATGGAGCAAGGCGTGAAGACCGCCTTAGCCGTGCGGGCCGTGCTCAGCCCGCAACAACTGGCCAAGGTTGCGCAGACCAAAGATCAACTCGAGAAGCTGCAAACGCAGATGCGCAATATTATCGAGGGCAGCGACTAA